The nucleotide sequence ACTGTTGCAAAGTGTAATACAACCTCATTAGCTTGTTAATTCCataaaaaaaaggcttaaactgtttttaaatcataacagtaatgaaaaaagatgaaaaaaagttGGGCAAATATATTACAGTGAAAACTACTCAAATCACTACTTAATGTCATTTTGTGAAGGCTGTATTGCATATTTGGTCCACTAACaaagacagttttgtttttattatatccatcatttaaaaaattttcaaGCAGCTCGGCCTTTTTCATATCTTGTTCAAACACACCCGAGTTTTGACTCGGGGCCTAATGTCTTATTGTCATCTTCCACATTTCCAATAACAGATTCGAAAACCTTCTGGTAATGGGCTCATTTCCTAACCACAGATGTTTagaagagaggagagcagaCAACTCACCAAAGACAGTCCTGGCAGGGACAGACTCTCTGTTGAGCCAGAAAGACACTTGGGAGAGGATGACAGTCATGATGCACGGTAGATATGTCTGGATTACAAAGTAGCCAATTTTCCTCTTCAGGTGGAAATGGGTTGTCATCACGACATACTCTCCTGTGGTCAGCACACCAAAGGGCAGGGTAAAGTCAGAAAGCATGCGCAGGTAAACTTTGAacctttaaaatatgtatttactgCGCGGCATCTATTGTACCTGTCTCTATAGTGTGAAGTCTTTCTTCTAAGTGGTTTGTCGTGTTTTGACCTTCAGTTTTATTGTAGTTGAGATTTATTGGCACAGTCATGGGTGGGATTTGTCCACAAACTCAATATACAGGCATGATGTATTTCATCAGTGCACAGTCACAGCAAAAACACTGCGCTTTCCTCTGGTTACAGTAACATGCTGATTTGGGGTTTTTCCAGTGACATAAATAATTGGAATAGTAAAAATAGTGAAGCGAATTAATTAATGTATGTTTCACACCACGGCTGATTCAATGAAGCTTGACAGATTCAGTCGCTTGGGGGCTTTCAACAGAGCTTGGATTAGGGCACAGGGCTGTCTTACAGGCCCTGCCTGCAGCGAGCGTCACTGCAAACAGGTCACCCATTTTGTGCTGTCACTAATTTTTGCCAGTATCAATGGACCAAATGGAAGaggtgaggagaaaaaaaaaaaaggacggAGTAGCCAGTTGGGAAATTAGGAATCTGGGACATGGCCTGTAATTTGTTAAGCTTCAGATGCAAATGAACTGATGCAGTTGtgaaaattatgtattttaggCCATTAGTTTGTGTTGTGATGAATGAACAATGAGCTGTACATGTACTGAGCTCATACCTTTTAGCAGTACTGCAGTGGTGACACAATTATCCGTGTCCAATTATttaattcaacatttatttatgataGAAATTTAACTGCAAGGAAACCAAACCGACCTGTGCTGGACTGCACCACACCAGAATCAACACTCTGCCCCATCAGATCGTACTGGTTTAATCTGGACCCGTCCTCCGCCACCACCACGGACTGGGCAGCCCCTCTGGTCCACACGTACACGACCTCTGCTCGAGTGTACGCATCTGACGGGAACAAAAAGAGGGAGGATGTTGAAATCGTTATGCTGCCGGTTGTCGGTCATCGTGTTTTGCCTTGCAGGTCTGCTAAATATGCCAAGTGGAACACAACAAGGTCTCCTCCATAAATCCTCAAATTTTGTCTTACTACATCTTGTTGGGTCTCATCTTGTCATCTGCTCTCATCTCAGTTCTGCCTGTCTTGTcacatttgggttttttttagcaCATGACTGTTTGACCTTGTTAGAACATTCGGAAACCTCATCTTTTACCCAATTATTATATCATTTCACTTTTAACACGTGATATTGAGTTACATCATGTCACGCCACATCTTTTCATCGCTCAACttataagaaaacaaacaagcaacatCCCAACAGGACAATGTGACCTTAAAACAGTCAAGTCAGTCTTTTCTTGCCTCCGGCCACGCAACCTGTCAAGGCTGCAGCGTGGCTCGGCCACtgcaaagcagagcagaggggaGGATGTGTCGACTGCAGACTGCAGCATAAGAAAGAGAGCTCATCACTGAAATATTTAGGGAGGGAGCTCAGTTTAAAGGGGGCTGGGGCTTGGTTCCTCTCTGAGGAATGGCACTGAGAAAGTGTGACACACtcttgtgtttcatttttcctGTACTTTTGCCCCGTGCCCCTTTCTTTCTCCCCCcggtgtttttcctctttttctatGGTCTTGTCTGCAACTctccatctttttctctcttgctaTGTCTTCTCAAGGATGATGCGGCGCAGGGGTAGCTGTCAGCAGTGAGCAGCTGGTGTGATGCTGTGGAAATGTTAGAGAGAATGTTGTCTTGGATAAACACAGGTCTCTGCACTGCACGCCTGCCAGGGTCTGGCAGGGTCTTGCTGGGCCCTGGCAGGGTTGAATGGGGGGAACAGAGGCCTTGGCAGACAGTTCCCTTGGGAGAACAGCTGTTACCGTACTGTCACCCCTTATCAGGCACTGGTGCAGGGGTTGTGCTTCCAGTTGGATGAGGTAGTGTCAGCACGTCAGGGAGCCatatgcatgtgtctgtgtggtgtgcTCGTGAGAATTTCGGTAAATGTACGGTGCGTAAGGCTGTGTGTGAGCACAGAGGTCACTTACAGCTACCAAACTTCAGTGGACAAGCGTGGGCATCCATCGGGAAGTCTTCCAGATGCATGGGGCATTCTGCTCTCACTGTAAGCCTAGAGAGATGCACAGACATGGGCCGCGAGTTAGAAAGGAATagatgatgaagaaaaacaagagcaCGAGGCAAAACCAGGAAGACAGGTGACTGTCCTGGCAGATCTGTGAGGAAGATGACTGGAAGAAATGAGAAACAGGAATGAAATTCCGTTCAGTGAGGCACCAGGAGCATGTGGTGGACTATTTGCTTTGAGTCTCCAAACACCAAACACTGTCAAACTGCAGCTACTTCTCCCCGGACAGTCAGAAACGCTCCGGTTCCCTGGGCTGTGGGTTTCTATTTCCTGACAGCTTGGTGAGAAACAGCCCGTCAGGGTCACCAGCGACACGATAATGTCCCATCCGTTCCCTTTCTCATTCATCTGTGACAGTAACATAGGCTCCTCCTTTACCCCTCCCCCTGCTGGTAAACACGTTAAAACCAATGTTTTATGACCCTCGCGTCAGACATCTCGCATTAGCATCATCAAGGTTTGCACTGTCCTCGACGGTTTTATTTACCCGCCATCTGCTGAAGGCTACCGAGGTGCTATGTGTGGTTCTAAACTCAGCTCGGCTAGTTGTACACCTTATCTTTCTGCTGGCTGTCGAGTAGGATCCCCAAAGGGATAAATCAGCACAGACtaaaaccattttatttttccaggtgAACAGCACAATGGAAAAAAACGACAAACTGTAAGGAAAATATATGTGGTACACAAAACTTATAAATCGCTCTAGTGTacgacaaaaacaaaacaaaacaatattgatAAAATTGCATATTTAGAAATATTGTAAATGGAAACCACCCAAGCCAACAATGAACTGATATTCACTATCATTTTTGTTACTAAAGCTTATTCCTACATGCTACCGACCATCAGTTTTTGCTGATTAAAGACACATTTGTGAACCACAAATTGAACTAGATGACAGGTCCTCTCGTCGCCATAATCATTTTAATCCCACACACACTATAAACCCGGGTGgaacaaatgcaaattattttgcAGCTGAAAACAGTCTCCAAAATGAGTCTTACTTCATTTTGAGTAATATTTGCCTACAGGACTACAGGAGCCAGCTGTCTTAGGAAGttacttaaaaatatttgtgagcTGTTTTATGGGATTTTTGTCTTCACGGATTTAGGAGCCTAAGGGTGCGGGATGTCGTATGTTGGACGTACACTGTAGTAAAACCCCTTGAGGCGAGCTTGCAATTCGTGATATTGGGCAATATGAAGAAATTTGATTTGATAGCACCTTGAAGTTCGAACCAGGCTAACATGTTATTGCTTTTGGTTGTTGGATGAAATTTGTCGTAAAACTAGAGAATATCACCAGCCTTCTCCATTGAGGTGAAATTTCTGAAACCGTCACCAAGCACCAAGCGCATTTCTTCacagtttatttataatatgacataaattgcttctttttcttcgCTGATACTACGGTGGCACAAGGtccagggattttttttttttgccagctcAAAATCATCTTAGACCTGTTCACCTCTATTGCACCAGTGTAGTAAAAATTGTCAGCCTGTACCTCATGGTATACAGAAGCGTGCCTTCCTCTGTGATTCGCAGCAGTTTGTTTGGCATGGTCATGTTGTGGGCCACAGACTTCTTCCCGTTGTGAAAGAAGGTATCAGGGGTCCAGATCTTGCTGGCCATCAGGTTGTTGAGACGCAGCACAGCCATGGGGCCTTTGAACTTTAGCCTTTCATCCTTCCAGCTCTGTCTGAAGAAGACGTCAATGGTGTACTCCTACAGGTGGTCAgtgaaaagcaaagaaagaaaagacaagtcAACAAAGAAGAAGGGGGAGGCAGACACATACACCCTGAGGCACGTCCTGAAGTTGCCTTGGACAAGATGAGTAATCTGAGTAATCTAGCTTATTTTTCCCTttcaccttttttcttcttctatttcTTCTATTCTCATGATGTTCTCGGCAGAGTTTCCCTGCTGGTAAAAGCTTCggcaaacatttttcttttatttctaaaataatgtcTTGATTGTTAAAGTCTAGTAATTGTTCTCAGTTTCACGTATAAATACCAAATGCATGGTTTCTTTTCCATTTGGGTGCAGCTAGTTTTCTATAGAATTATAGCCTGGTCAGTTTGATGTGCTGCATGCAACTTGCTGTTGTGTCATTTTGCATTACTCCGTTAGGTAAGTTccacaaatgatttaaaagcatttatctTTAGGGAAACGTCTTTGCTCAGTAATCTAAATTACACTGGACATGAAATTAGAAGGACATTTCATATTGAAAGCAGCTAATGACTGTAGCTGAGAGCAGATTTTAATGGTTCCACATGACTTCCCTGGCAGAGTAAAGGGAGCTAGTAAAAATTAAAGTCCAGCCTGTTTTTTGTTCCCTTTTCCCCTCTTTCCACTTGACCCGCGTGCGATAATTAGTATGAGCTAAAACAGAGCTTCAAGGTAATAGGAGGAGGATC is from Channa argus isolate prfri chromosome 22, Channa argus male v1.0, whole genome shotgun sequence and encodes:
- the gabra1 gene encoding gamma-aminobutyric acid receptor subunit alpha-1 isoform X6, with amino-acid sequence MAMTIASGQDWEEYTIDVFFRQSWKDERLKFKGPMAVLRLNNLMASKIWTPDTFFHNGKKSVAHNMTMPNKLLRITEEGTLLYTMRLTVRAECPMHLEDFPMDAHACPLKFGSYAYTRAEVVYVWTRGAAQSVVVAEDGSRLNQYDLMGQSVDSGVVQSSTGEYVVMTTHFHLKRKIGYFVIQTYLPCIMTVILSQVSFWLNRESVPARTVFGVTTVLTMTTLSISARNSLPKVAYATAMDWFIAVCYAFVFSALIEFATVNYFTKRGYAWDGKSVVPEKQKKKKESLLKKNNTTAYPAATATAFAPNIARDPGLATIAKSAPPPPTEPKEEPKPKPPEAKKTFNSVSKIDRIARIAFPLLFGTFNLVYWATYLNKKPKLQGVNPH